The segment AGCCCATTGAATTTTTCAAGAAGGCAGGGTGGAGTAAGGTGGAACCAGGGATTCTTCTGCTTCGAATTTCCAAGGCATATGCAGTGTACGACACTGAAGTCAGTTACTGCCAGGGCCTTAGCTTTCTGGCAGCTTCCTTGCTACTTCATGTAAGTTGATATCTTCTTAggttattttaacataaacagcattattttaaaaatgaaatgttcattgttattatttatatttttatgtacatatttagctAAATCTGCTTCAATTTGTTCTCAGATGCCAGAGGAACAAGCATTCTGTGTATTACTAAAGTTGATGTATGAACTACGGTCTTCGAGATCTCTACAAAGATGGTTTTGAGTGTCTTTACTTGAGACTGTACCAACTAAACAGACTGATGGAGGTGAGTAAACTATTTATTCCTGACCCCACTCTGAGTCTCACTCTTGTTTATAAATGACctgttaattatatatcaagTTCATCTTGTGTGCTCTAACTTTGTAACttcaataactatatttttttgaccaaatttgaacaaaaacatgttttgctTGTGTTTACAGGAGCAAGTGCCAACACTATTACAGCATTTCTCAGACAAGGGAGTGGAGACTCACATGTTCGCCTCTCAATGGTTTCTGACTCTCTTCACAGCCCGCTTCCCTCTATACTTTGTATATCTCATCCTTGATGTGTTTCTGCTTCAAGGAACTGAAACTTTGTTTCAAGTTGCTCTAGCTCTTACTCATTGTAAGTAACTTGAATTATGTACCTATACGTATGATTTTCAAATATGCtaatgcaataattaataaacaataaatttgaaacgTAACACGTTCACACTTTAAGTTGAGTACCCTACCAGATTCCATCAAAACTTACTCTATATTGCAGAACCtataattttactgatttaaaattgGGAATTGAAGTGGGGagagatatttataattattaaagtaaagacTATTATTACAGACAAGTGGGTGGCTCAtccttttcattaattattttgctaACACAGTTATTTCTTGTATCACCTGTGACTCAGAATTGCCGCAGTTGTTTCCCTTATTCATGCCAACTTCAGTTGTTGTCATTGTGTGCCAAGTTATCAGCTTCCAAAGTACAGGGTAGATCTTTTAAATTTGTCATGTTTTGGggctttattcaataattttaatactggtCTAATTTAATACAAATGGTATTGCTGCATGAGTTGACTCATGACAGTTAAAAAAACACTGTATTTTTTTCCCTTTCACTTTCACTccctccttttatgccttattctgcccgtcctcacatgggccactggcctgtgcgaggatcttatcaaacagaataaggaggagagtcaatacagtacaagatcgatggtactgataaaaagtgtactgtcacagacaggatttgaacctgcgctatctctaactcgagactcaaagtccaacgtcttagaccgctctgCCATCAGCACTCCCAGTATCGGCCACATGAATCACTGTACAGCTCTGTatacttaataaaacacaatCTGGTAGTTGCACTAATTTAACTTTGGGCTCAGACAGAAACAATACTCAAAATCAAAAGAGTACTATAATTTAAACTATCAGACGGGAAAGTCCACCATCTTCTTGAATCACTGTTGGGTCACGTTGCAATTTCAGAAGGATCACCACATTTATCAAAGCAGAGTATGTGtgttaataattgatataatatgcAAATAAATACTGTTACATTGGAATATTAAGGAAACTCAACAAAATGTAATGAAAGAATTACAAATGAATTGAGTCTTTAGGTATCAAGAGTCATCGCACAGACAGGCAGACTGCTCTTTGACTTTTTGACCCTAAAAATTCAtaaagttcttccttggaccaagagagGAGTCTCAAGatcaaagtttcaagtctctaggatctttaacattattacattgtatttgtAAGAAATTACCATTACAAAATTAGTACTAATTCtgcataatcaataaatattcctgTCAGAGAGTTGTTACAACACAGAAATGTTGTATCCGAGGCACTAAGtcaatataatattcttaaataattagataattaacactttgtaccctgagcccgagtataggtcgggccgcgtcggcagcgcctgctaccAGCGCCTGAGTAtagctcgggtcgtgttatttaattgtattatttagctcagtcatcttatgtttggattcaaacattttgattgtgttcattggttgtctaagttcgtatttgttggttttgagatccctgggtcacgttttagtaatgaaatacgtatatttatcgtTGTTTGTACttacaagcgagtctagacagctgatcgtaggcgcagcggctgatcgtcggtactgtcagtttgctttgtagtgtttcacgttgtgtgttgttgtgagtcttagtgatgtcttactaagttttctacaaatcttgccgacaaatactgaagcaaatgttgttataatgtattataaatgtgaatttaactgtttgtaaataatcagaactttagtttctttactgaatgaagtaaaggcaaaatgcaagcaatgtgaggTCATATccgttgtgtttagtttttgtatttacactcgctttgttctttcttctcttgactttccgttgattttcttttatattatttacttattattttcaagttttaaaataatattgagtgatgaaatcaaaagtgatgcaattcacGATCTTTTGTTTGAAATGcgagtcggaaagtgacgatgattttgatacacacctgggaccaaatattgattttatgaacgatctaaagGAAAATTTGAcgagatcctgtatttgattcagaccattgtgctttaaaaattaccactctTAAGGCGAattacctgaactaacaagctatgtagcaaaaaacggtttttgtattttttacataacattcaatattatgtaataattttattttgaaaataaactttatatttgtatacatttgaaaaaagtatgtatctctatctttaaaaagatatatagtatgagtttataacataattactgtaataacacagaatttttttaaagcatcataaaacccccagggagccacgccgaaacatgtattaagggcccaggtACAAAGTGTTAACTATGTAGGAgcacaataaactatttaatgctCTGCTTTTGCTTCATCATAGAAAACATATGTTTTCATTGTAAACCAAATAGTAATAAGATGTCTACAtaatagttgtatatttttatttaattgtgacTATAGTATCTTAAATCTATTGTCTCGTGTTATATGGTGATGTACGTTCTTGCTAGTCATAACATCGTgtttgattagtttttaatacCATATTAGTAAACAAAGTATTTAGAACGTTACTGCACATATCTCACATGGAGAAAGTATTCCTGATTTATGTTTTCTACTTGGTCATGTAAGTTTTTTCTGCATTTATAGTCTTATAGATGCATTTTGTTTCTGATTCTGTACAGTAAAGTATCTACCACAGTCaacatataaaactattgtacAAAAATACTGATCTAGCTATAATACACGAATGTTAACACCTTCAACTGTGGCTCTATGCTAAATGATCAGACCATGTAGCATTTAATCTGATTCTTCACACATTAACTATTTATTGCAGCTCTACGTTGTTAATCTATTGTCTTTTCTGgggtttaaattataaaaatgctgtttaaaactgataaaatgcAGCACAATCTAAAACATTGTCCATGTTTATTACTTTTCAGATGTATAAAAATGGACTTAATGCAAACTAGATTTGAAAagcattttttgaaatattttcggGGTAACATTGCCTAATAAGAGGTGTTCTCAACGAGGGACACAGCCAGATCAAACTGATGGAAAATGGCTTGCAACATAAAGGATCAAGAGACTGAAAAAGTACGAGCAAAGAGTCTTTTGGAGCTAAAAGGTAACGAGGACCCATATTGTCGTCAAAcaactattttcaaaaattatgttcactaatttattgtaaaatctcttagtatttatatataaaaagattttaatttttttgcataacCCTTACTTAGATTAATTTGAAGTCAAAGctatagacaatattttttagatatgacTGGCTCTTTTGGGGTCACCCTTAACTAGGTTTTGTCCCCTCACATACATGTCACTTAAGCTggtctttttgtaaaactctggCCACCATGCAGTGAAGTCAATAAAATCGTTCAAAGTTCATTTTGATGACAGAGAATTTACCAGCGATTTTCGATTGAACCAAGAATAAAGAGCTTCGACTTCAGCTAAA is part of the Homalodisca vitripennis isolate AUS2020 unplaced genomic scaffold, UT_GWSS_2.1 ScUCBcl_9861;HRSCAF=18497, whole genome shotgun sequence genome and harbors:
- the LOC124374740 gene encoding rab GTPase-activating protein 1-like, whose amino-acid sequence is MNYGLRDLYKDGFECLYLRLYQLNRLMEEQVPTLLQHFSDKGVETHMFASQWFLTLFTARFPLYFVYLILDVFLLQGTETLFQVALALTH